A region from the Drosophila takahashii strain IR98-3 E-12201 chromosome 2L, DtakHiC1v2, whole genome shotgun sequence genome encodes:
- the r2d2 gene encoding RISC-loading complex subunit tarbp2 isoform X1, producing MDNKSAVSALQEFCAKSKNTPPTYDFIDGEDGGYVCKVVLMEIEAYGNGRSKRDAKHLAAANILRKIRKLPGVSSLLEECETSSVTDLCEELTNLNRDMLKELRDYCVRHEMPLPTIEIVQQSGTPNAPEFVACCSVASIVRYGKSDKKKDARQRAAIEMLAVISNQADDMRPDKMQVVSTKPSEGLDVDATLEDLEVERRKKFNTYRELTDAGSVDNTGLRLCDRHNYFKNFYPVLKEAAFEVIRSDEYVSTKDKALSLLSALKITPSISTLESSSMEPLLCVELNCDFDVVFVALESKIFEQMIEYFELMLI from the exons ATGGATAATAAATCTGCTGTGTCCGCCCTACAGGAATTCTGCGCCAAGTCGAAGAACACTCCGCCCACCTATGATTTCATTGACGGCGAAGACGGAGGATACGTTTGCAAGGTCGTTCTGATGGAGATCGAGGCCTATGGAAATG GGCGATCCAAGCGCGATGCCAAGCACCTGGCGGCTGCGAATATCCTGCGTAAAATCCGGAAGCTTCCCGGCGTGAGCAGCTTGCTGGAGGAGTGCGAAACGAGCTCGGTGACCGATCTGTGCGAGGAGCTGACCAATCTGAATCGGGACATGCTGAAGGAGCTGCGCGACTACTGCGTGCGCCACGAGATGCCCCTGCCCACCATCGAGATTGTCCAGCAGAGCGGCACTCCGAATGCCCCGGAATTCGTGGCCTGCTGCTCCGTGGCCTCAATTGTTCGCTATGGAAAGTCGGACAAGAAGAAGGATGCTCGCCAGCGTGCGGCCATCGAAATGCTGGCCGTGATCTCCAATCAAGCGGACGATATGCGTCCCGATAAAATGCAGGTCGTTAGCACCAAGCCATCGGAGGGTCTCGATGTGGACGCAACCCTGGAGGACTTGGAGGTGGAGCGCCGAAAGAAGTTCAACACCTACAGGGAGCTCACGGATGCCGGGAGCGTGGATAATACGGGTCTGCGCCTCTGCGATCGCCACAACTACTTCAAGAACTTCTATCCCGTCCTCAAGGAGGCTGCATTTGAGGTCATCCGTTCGGATGAGTACGTCAGCACCAAGGATAAGGCCTTGAGCCTGCTGAGCGCTCTGAAGATCACTCCTTCAATCAGTACTTTGGAGTCGTCGTCAATGGAACCCCTGCTGTGTGTTGAACTGAATTGCGACTTCGATGTGGTCTTTGTGGCTCTAGAAAGCAAGATCTTCGAGCAGATGATAGAATACTTTGAACTGATGTTGATATAA
- the r2d2 gene encoding protein Loquacious isoform X2 has translation MEIEAYGNGRSKRDAKHLAAANILRKIRKLPGVSSLLEECETSSVTDLCEELTNLNRDMLKELRDYCVRHEMPLPTIEIVQQSGTPNAPEFVACCSVASIVRYGKSDKKKDARQRAAIEMLAVISNQADDMRPDKMQVVSTKPSEGLDVDATLEDLEVERRKKFNTYRELTDAGSVDNTGLRLCDRHNYFKNFYPVLKEAAFEVIRSDEYVSTKDKALSLLSALKITPSISTLESSSMEPLLCVELNCDFDVVFVALESKIFEQMIEYFELMLI, from the exons ATGGAGATCGAGGCCTATGGAAATG GGCGATCCAAGCGCGATGCCAAGCACCTGGCGGCTGCGAATATCCTGCGTAAAATCCGGAAGCTTCCCGGCGTGAGCAGCTTGCTGGAGGAGTGCGAAACGAGCTCGGTGACCGATCTGTGCGAGGAGCTGACCAATCTGAATCGGGACATGCTGAAGGAGCTGCGCGACTACTGCGTGCGCCACGAGATGCCCCTGCCCACCATCGAGATTGTCCAGCAGAGCGGCACTCCGAATGCCCCGGAATTCGTGGCCTGCTGCTCCGTGGCCTCAATTGTTCGCTATGGAAAGTCGGACAAGAAGAAGGATGCTCGCCAGCGTGCGGCCATCGAAATGCTGGCCGTGATCTCCAATCAAGCGGACGATATGCGTCCCGATAAAATGCAGGTCGTTAGCACCAAGCCATCGGAGGGTCTCGATGTGGACGCAACCCTGGAGGACTTGGAGGTGGAGCGCCGAAAGAAGTTCAACACCTACAGGGAGCTCACGGATGCCGGGAGCGTGGATAATACGGGTCTGCGCCTCTGCGATCGCCACAACTACTTCAAGAACTTCTATCCCGTCCTCAAGGAGGCTGCATTTGAGGTCATCCGTTCGGATGAGTACGTCAGCACCAAGGATAAGGCCTTGAGCCTGCTGAGCGCTCTGAAGATCACTCCTTCAATCAGTACTTTGGAGTCGTCGTCAATGGAACCCCTGCTGTGTGTTGAACTGAATTGCGACTTCGATGTGGTCTTTGTGGCTCTAGAAAGCAAGATCTTCGAGCAGATGATAGAATACTTTGAACTGATGTTGATATAA
- the Herp gene encoding homocysteine-responsive endoplasmic reticulum-resident ubiquitin-like domain member 2 protein codes for MEETAAASPAAATAAGCDAAARQKAPVPVPETPSPSGTSVRLLIKSSNQQYEDLNVDSDLCWTVQRLKTQLSVVYPGKPKIQDQKLIYSGKLLDDSQKLSEVIRSYKDVYQQHHIFHLVCASKQVITPPAKTITVPPKDAVPALQEVSGNANELRQRHPTHQQSAQPAATASPMAGNIGLANPWTHFWQQNQAAAAAAANASANPQAMFQQQALIYNAWMQQVYAQYMQQLALRSTLPGSNESVLPPLSQPLMPQVPLNAAQPAAGVVAAPAAAAPPAPQVNGAAQNRNFPNIQEEPEMRDWLDSFFSFTRLAIFVTVLYFNSSPMRCFLVVLIAGAIYLYHIGVLRRRERNNNNINRNNNAGDAAAFAAVQQIQRMMDAAGERENNDPQAANEPGAVPAAGQDAVDAPAAAAVVAPASAANPDAADVSAEAVAVEPPNANNSVISVVRTFVITFFTSLLPEAPAL; via the exons ATGGAGGAGACCGCCGCCGCCTCGCCCGCTGCCGCGACAGCCGCGGGCTGCGATGCCGCCGCCCGTCAGAAGGCCCCGGTTCCGGTACCAgaaaccccctccccctcggGAACCAGCGTCCGGCTGCTCATCAAGTCGTCCAACCAGCAGTACGAGGATCTCAATGTGGATTCGGATCTCTGCTGGACGGTCCAGCGGCTGAAGACGCAGCTATCAGTGGTCTATCCTGGCAAACCG AAAATCCAAGATCAGAAGCTGATTTACTCTGGCAAGCTCTTAGACGACTCTCAAAAGTTATCGGAGGTGATTCGCAGTTACAAGGATGTCTACCAGCAGCACCACATCTTTCATTTGGTCTGCGCCAGCAAGCAAGTAATAACGCCGCCAGCCAAGACAATCACAGTGCCGCCGAAGGATGCGGTGCCAGCGCTGCAGGAGGTCAGCGGGAATGCAAATGAGCTGCGACAACGTCATCCCACACACCAGCAGTCGGCACAGCCGGCAGCCACAGCATCTCCCATGGCAGGTAACATCGGTTTGGCCAATCCTTGGACGCACTTCTGGCAGCAGAAtcaggcggcagcagcagcggcggccaaTGCCAGCGCCAATCCCCAAGCGATGTTCCAGCAGCAGGCTCTGATCTACAACGCCTGGATGCAGCAGGTCTACGCCCAGTACATGCAGCAGTTGGCCCTGCG GTCTACATTGCCCGGCTCCAACGAATCCGTTTTGCCGCCATTGTCTCAACCCCTCATGCCCCAAGTCCCGCTGAATGCTGCACAGCCCGCGGCAGGAGTAGTTGCTGCACCGGCAGCGGCGGCACCACCTGCTCCACAGGTTAATGGGGCAGCGCAGAACAGAAATTTCCCCAACATCCAGGAGGAGCCCGAGATGCGCGACTGGCTGGATAGCTTCTTTAGCTTTACGCGATTGGCCATTTTCGTGACTGTCCTGTACTTTAACTCCTCGCCGATGCGCTGCTTCCTGGTGGTGCTCATAGCTGGAGCGATTTATCT gTATCACATTGGTGTCCTTCGTCGCCGGGAacgcaacaataacaacatcaACCGTAACAACAATGCCGGCGATGCGGCCGCCTTTGCTGCAGTGCAGCAAATTCAGCGCATGATGGATGCGGCGGGGGAACGAGAAAACAACGATCCCCAGGCGGCTAATGAGCCTGGTGCAGTGCCAGCAGCTGGACAGGATGCAGTCGATGcccctgctgctgcagctgtcgTGGCTCCAGCATCCGCTGCAAATCCGGATGCGGCTGACGTTTCCGCCGAAGCCGTGGCCGTGGAACCACCAAATGCCAATAACTCTGTGATTTCTGTTGTACGCACCTTTGTCATCACCTTCTTCACCTCGCTGCTGCCTGAGGCGCCGGCGCTCTAG